From the Lolium rigidum isolate FL_2022 chromosome 2, APGP_CSIRO_Lrig_0.1, whole genome shotgun sequence genome, one window contains:
- the LOC124690145 gene encoding tyrosine N-monooxygenase-like: MPQVASISLSVMLVVIITVTYYYLFQRFRPKRRCSSAAAPLPPGPQPWPVVGNLPEMMLNKPTFRWIHLVMKEMGTDIACFRFGSVHVISVACPKIAREVFKTQDANFASRPLTFASSAAGGGYKEAVLSPVGDQWRKMRRVLVSDVVSPSRHRWLHDKRADEADHFTRYLYNKVTGGAAVDVRHVARHFTGNTIRRLLIGSRYLGEPQPDGGPGRMELEQIDATFAVIGSLFSFCVSDYLPWLVGFDVDGHEKIAKEANATMDRLQDTVIHERWRQWKTGEKEEVEDLLDVLVTHKDGDGNVNPLLTIDEVKAQTKIIILAAVDNPSNAVEWALAEMVNNPELLATAVEEMDRVVGRERLVQETDIPRLNYAKACLREAFRLHPVDPFNLPHVALADTTVAGYRVPKGSHVLISRIGLGRNPTVWDEPHRFKPERHMGDGIKVALTESEMRFISFGTGRRGCVATSLGTAMTVMLFGRLLQGFTWSKPSEVTSIDLSESKKNLYMAKPLVLHAEPRLPVHLYNLQP; this comes from the exons ATGCCGCAGGTTGCCTCCATCTCGCTGTCAGTGATGCTCGTCGTAATAATAACGGTCACATACTACTACCTCTTCCAGAGGTTTAGGCCAAAGCGCAGatgctcgtcggcggcggcgccgctcccACCCGGGCCTCAGCCGTGGCCGGTAGTGGGCAACCTGCCCGAGATGATGCTCAACAAGCCGACGTTCAGGTGGATCCACCTGGTAATGAAGGAGATGGGAACTGATATCGCCTGCTTTCGTTTCGGCAGCGTCCACGTCATCTCGGTCGCCTGCCCTAAGATAGCCAGGGAGGTGTTCAAGACGCAGGACGCCAACTTCGCGTCCCGTCCGCTCACCTTCGCCTCCAGTGCCGCCGGCGGAGGGTACAAGGAAGCCGTGCTCTCGCCCGTGGGCGACCAGTGGAGGAAGATGCGCAGGGTGCTTGTCTCAGACGTCGTCTCCCCGTCCCGCCACAGGTGGCTCCACGACAAGCGCGCCGACGAGGCGGACCATTTCACTCGCTACCTCTACAACAAAGTCACTGGCGGCGCCGCCGTGGACGTCAGGCACGTCGCGCGGCATTTCACTGGCAACACCATCCGTCGGCTCCTCATCGGTAGCCGGTACTTGGGAGAGCCACAGCCTGACGGCGGGCCGGGGCGGATGGAGTTGGAGCAGATTGACGCCACCTTCGCCGTCATTGGGAGCCTCTTCTCCTTCTGCGTCAGCGACTACCTCCCGTGGCTAGTCGGCTTCGACGTCGACGGCCACGAGAAGATCGCCAAGGAGGCTAACGCGACGATGGATAGGCTTCAGGACACGGTCATCCACGAGCGGTGGAGGCAGTGGAAGACCGGCGAGAAAGAGGAGGTTGAGGACCTCCTCGACGTTCTCGTCACGCACAAAGACGGTGATGGCAACGTTAACCCGTTGCTAACCATTGATGAGGTCAAAGCACAGACCAAG ATCATAATATTAGCGGCGGTTGACAACCCGTCCAATGCCGTGGAGTGGGCTCTGGCGGAGATGGTGAACAACCCTGAATTACTTGCGACTGCGGTGGAGGAAATGGACCGGGTGGTAGGTCGCGAGAGGCTTGTGCAAGAGACGGACATCCCGCGGCTTAACTACGCCAAGGCGTGCCTCCGCGAGGCATTCCGGTTGCATCCCGTCGATCCATTCAACTTGCCACATGTCGCACTTGCTGACACCACTGTTGCCGGCTACCGTGTGCCCAAGGGCAGCCATGTTCTCATAAGCCGGATCGGCTTGGGCCGGAACCCAACTGTATGGGACGAACCGCACCGCTTCAAGCCAGAGCGCCATATGGGAGATGGCATCAAGGTGGCGCTCACAGAGAGTGAGATGCGGTTCATCTCATTTGGCACCGGACGCCGTGGATGCGTTGCAACATCATTGGGGACAGCCATGACCGTCATGCTCTTCGGCAGGCTCTTGCAGGGATTCACCTGGAGCAAACCATCTGAGGTGACGAGCATTGATCTTAGCGAGTCAAAGAAGAATCTATACATGGCGAAGCCACTGGTATTGCATGCTGAGCCACGCCTGCCGGTGCACCTCTACAACCTACAGCCATAA